CCAATGTAGACCTGCACTCTGGCATCTACGGCGGCACCGTCCAAAACCCGATTCACGCCCTCGTGTGTCTTCTGGATTCCATGCGTAGTCCAGCAGGCGATGTTCTGGTCGAGGGGTTCTACGATAATGTCGTCCCACTCTCAGCCGAGGATCGGGATCAGATTGCCGCTATTGGGCACGACGAGATAGAATATAAGGAACAACTCGGTGTGGACCGCCTGTTTGGCGAGCCCGGCTATACGGCACTTGAGCGAGCATGGGTTCGCCCAACGCTTGAGTTGAATGGAATCTGGGGTGGTTTCCAAGGGGAAGGCAGCAAAACTGTCATTCCGAGTGAAGCCCACGCCAAAATCACCTGTCGCCTTGTGCCCGACCAAAATCCGGACAAGATCTTGGAACAACTCGCTACGCATATCGACAAGTATACGCCTCCGGGGGTGAAGATAGAAAATACCCCAAAGGCTGCTCCCTCCCCGGCGTATCGAATCCCTGATGACCATCCGGGGAATCAGGCTGCCTTCGCTGTGCTTGAGGAGGTATATGGAAAAACGCCGTATTTCACCCGGCTGGGCGGCACCCTTCCAGTATGCCGTCTTTTCCTAGATAAGCTAGATGTCTATACGGTGACCTTTGCCTTCGGCTTAGAAGATGAAAACGCACACGCCCCGGACGAATTTTTCCGGCTCAGCAGCTTTGAGGGTGGACAGAAAGCCTATTGCAAGCTGCTGCATCGCCTCAGCGAACAGGACGGGTTGTAAGATTCGATGTTCAGTTTGGTGTCGAGATGTGAATCTCGACCTACAGGTTCTTAGTTAGCAGGAAGGGTTATAAGATTCCGCGCTCATCTGTGCTCGATTACAAGAGGAAGGAGCAGAAACTGTGCAATTAGCGAACCGAACAGCGATTATAAC
Above is a window of Candidatus Poribacteria bacterium DNA encoding:
- a CDS encoding M20/M25/M40 family metallo-hydrolase — protein: NVDLHSGIYGGTVQNPIHALVCLLDSMRSPAGDVLVEGFYDNVVPLSAEDRDQIAAIGHDEIEYKEQLGVDRLFGEPGYTALERAWVRPTLELNGIWGGFQGEGSKTVIPSEAHAKITCRLVPDQNPDKILEQLATHIDKYTPPGVKIENTPKAAPSPAYRIPDDHPGNQAAFAVLEEVYGKTPYFTRLGGTLPVCRLFLDKLDVYTVTFAFGLEDENAHAPDEFFRLSSFEGGQKAYCKLLHRLSEQDGL